A region from the Fusarium musae strain F31 chromosome 1, whole genome shotgun sequence genome encodes:
- a CDS encoding hypothetical protein (BUSCO:EOG092634G9), with protein MSVARPARNLLGRCIASSRTTSVTVPLVPCSQFHSTPTRSKRKSRFRNVTAQELGLIKESGEFTAGMDKYKQDKFADLSKQDLENLKASYTPEQLEAIELGEKAVSPEDMIIQGRLRDDPYKPTYIEDYTVLDPRYDIKPEIEGNPREVQWPDKSEWIDNYGQKMMKITDKKTSDQLTRAMVRALRRVKESQGEDLIDLTEDELKDIEKDPELIKRYIIAEDGPEPTANDKGPEFMTRSQAEKLDEAVDEAWEAELDKIVGFSSQGEVEPSNLELIQDGPAGVDRTYTAEAPDLGKVPGVKGLYKHAVDPEDQGQDDSGKYQEIKRLTGMSLKDIRSLLTKGLVTRWVSNQTRLGKVRSTSVVAIAGNGNGRLGLGMAKSTEAGVAEETAQMLAIRNMKPVRRYENRTIYGNVSAKISGTVVELMARPPGFGLRCPHRIFEMCRAAGIHDIAARMPRSKNPMNSVKAAYQALTNQPDPEQIAIGRGKKLVDVRKVYYGGAVY; from the exons ATGAGCGTCGCACGTCCGGCTCGCAACCTCCTCGGTAGGTGCATTGCCTCATCTCGAACCACTTCAGTTACCGTCCCTCTCGTACCATGCAGCCAATTCCACAGCACACCAACAAGGTCGAAGCGAAAGTCTCGGTTTCGAAATGTCACGGCCCAAGAGCTAGGTCTGATCAAGGAGTCGGGTGAATTCACGGCGGGCATGGACAAGTACAAGCAGGACAAGTTTGCCGACCTGTCCAAGCAGGATCTCGAGAACCTCAAGGCCTCTTACACACCAGAGCAGCTTGAGGCTATTGAGTTAGGCGAGAAAGCCGTCAGCCCTGAAGATATGATCATTCAGGGTCGGTTACGTGACGATCCCTACAAGCCAACATATATCGAGGATTATACCGTGCTGGACCCCCGCTACGATATCAAGCCGGAGATCGAAGGCAACCCGAGAGAGGTACAATGGCCTGACAAGAGCGAATGGATCGACAATTACGGACAAAaaatgatgaagatcacTGACAAGAAGACGAGCGATCAACTTACCCGAGCCATGGTTCGTGCACTGCGGCGTGTGAAAGAGAGCCAGGGGGAGGACTTGATAGATCTCACTGAggatgagctcaaggacaTTGAAAAGGACCCCGAGCTAATCAAACGCTACATCATCGCCGAGGATGGCCCTGAGCCCACTGCAAACGATAAGGGCCCTGAATTCATGACTCGTTCCCAGGCCGAGAAGTTGGATGAGGCTGTTGACGAGGCATGGGAGGCCGAACTCGACAAGATTGTTGGTTTTAGCAGTCAGGGTGAGGTCGAGCCCTCAAACCTTGAGCTGATTCAGGATGGCCCCGCGGGCGTTGATCGGACTTACACGGCTGAGGCACCTGATCTTGGTAAGGTCCCTGGTGTCAAAGGCTTGTACAAGCACGCCGTTGACCCCGAGGATCAGGGCCAGGATGACTCGGGCAAGTACCAGGAGATCAAGCGCCTGACAGGCATGAGCCTCAAGGACATTCGCTCGCTGCTGACCAAAGGTCTTGTGACTCGTTGGGTCTCCAACCAAACTCGTTTGGGCAAGGTCCGCAGTACCTCTGTGGTTGCCATCGCTGGCAACGGCAATGGCCGTCTAGGACTTGGAATGGCAAAGTCTACTGAGGCCGGTGTGGCTGAGGAGACAGCTCAGATGTTGGCTATCCGCAACATGAAACCTGTCCGACGATATGAGAATCGTACCATCTATGGTAATGTGTCTGCTAAGATTTCAGGCACTGTAGTCGAGCTGATGGCCCGTCCTCCCG GCTTCGGACTTCGCTGCCCTCACCGTATCTTCGAGATGTGCCGCGCCGCCGGTATCCACGACATCGCTGCTCGCATGCCCCGATCCAAGAACCCCATGAACTCTGTCAAGGCGGCGTACCAAGCGCTGACCAACCAGCCTGACCCCGAGCAGATCGCGATAGGCCGTGGCAAGAAGCTGGTGGATGTGCGCAAGGTCTACTATGGAGGAGCTGTATACTAA
- a CDS encoding hypothetical protein (EggNog:ENOG41), with protein MATSRAMSRTLAAVARPVAESSCRGIERWTRSVSTVRSQLLVGSHSTRPLAQRQRNIPTAIPSLAGVGSGIRTIFIQTENTPNPDALKFLPNHRVVPEEFSTPFIEYLNPRATISPPYPSPLAAKLMNIDGVTSVFYGADFITVTKTADANWAHIRPEIFALITEAITAGEKIVTVSERRDGDAAEEEDSLAYNEDDSEVVGMIKELLETRIRPAIQEDGGDIDFRGFDDEGYVHLRLRGACRTCDSSTVTLKNGIEGMLMHYIEEVKGVKQVMDQEEEIALQEFEKFEEKLRQQKGTVSSAA; from the exons ATGGCAACTTCCAGAGCCATGTCACGGACATTGGCCGCTGTCGCTCGGCCCGTCGCAGAGTCATCTTGCCGAGGAATTGAGCGATGGACTCGTTCAGTCAGTACCGTCCGATCACAACTTCTTGTCGGTTCTCATTCTACACGACCCCTTGCACAGCGACAGCGCAATATTCCAACAGCCATACCAAGCCTCGCCGGTGTCGGTAGCGGGATCCGAACCATCTTCATCCAGACGGAGAACACCCCGAACCCAGATGCCCTCAAGTTTCTACCGAATCATCGAGTTGTGCCCGAGGAATTCTCTACGCCTTTCATTGAGTATCTCAACCCCCGGGCAACCATTTCTCCGCCATATCCTTCTCCACTCGCTGCCAAGCTCATGAACATCGATGGAGTTACGTCAGTATTCTACGGCGCCGATTTCATTACTGTTACGAAGACTGCAGATGCCAATTGGGCACACATTCGACCGGAGATTTTTGCCCTCATCACAGAAGCCATCACTGCAGGAGAGAAGATAGTCACTGTCTCCGAACGCAGGGATGGCGATGcggccgaggaggaggatagcCTTGCATACAACGAAGATGACAGTGAGGTTGTTGGTATGATCAAAGAACTTCTCGAGACACGAATTCGACCAGCTATCCAGGAGGATGGCGGCGACATTGATTTTCGAggttttgatgatgagggttATGTGCATCTCCGGTTACGAGGTGCTTGTCGTACGTGCGATTCTAGCACTGTCACCCTCAAGAATGGAATTGAGGGCATGTTGATGCATTAT ATTGAGGAGGTCAAAGGTGTTAAGCAAGTAATGGATCAAGAGGAGGAAATTGCTTTGCAAGAGTTCGAAAAGTTTGAGGAAAAGCTCAGGCAGCAAAAGGGCACTGTCAGTTCGGCAGCATAA
- a CDS encoding hypothetical protein (EggNog:ENOG41) — protein MSSSERDSSYDGDFQLRHQQSASSDPNIRALVPMWDSSDPERCPPPLPLNPGSPLTSRVGTSSAIASAHAALNERARESTMAPTKRIESPTKGHRRLQSSVRDISMMIEGASGHSSPSRSPERQQRPETPSRSRDFDIRPNEKDSVVPSTTPVPGPSLTPILRPAVRRPPPQSILGENTPPQSSTMLALQHMTSSTPVKEPENPLTDITNGSLTLSKGPQNLEALSDQILSLTSIATGLQKEMSQLSRRSRDNATDLLSLKEATNSRDEDIRRSLRELLGSHGNGNDGHSRLPPARDPFGGYYLDNKPHNLSPPSTRGFHLPRIPSPKSFGDSIERGSISTPSLAGSEAPPSVILLERIIREMGTKEGQESLLGRLQEVSNKLSGMATSQKLDEVIEQVKAQSEQAIILGNSLGSPHVSRSRNLSFESENSRSDTMPGQARSAVSQRVEHIMRNEARRNSEPSARGAEILNDDLISIIRSVKDSVSQGGGLTAEVKALVRELRGEVLGMGREIGRRLEQQASRRGVEDHDTPSKDEVARVIDEGLEQMKDQLNHVLREHRRQSAASVNTQKSAVDYQEIYNAMRAAIQDNEATKSNLPDLSREDVIEAVRDAWENYKPEIEVQQLGLERDEVLACLKQGLQEYAPRDDHPPAVTRDEVFTAVVDGLKHFVPPQVDQPATLSREEIIDAVRDCLEEFEFPVAPGAGNDITHEDVVHAVREGLQDLDVHSSRALVPASASNDDVAERLREIMEFLRHEFKTLSEETKETVAANGRETEQVRDVTKDGFENLRQAMESYVDRATGAAGQEEFMDDLLKSLEDFKDEMAGIVSTTNQESREQLQTELEGLREIVNSSMVPALPPQTNNTEVLEALNTGFNNLRQEVLRPRAETSEILDALNDGLNDLRAGMDRVTNKPTDLTANDEILEALKTGLDSVRADIESIRDSSNDRVVATLESTPPANDEVLEALKSGLSGVRADIEALRDSQTTKAVAVVEPKENDKVLEALKNGLDALRVDIEAIRLSTSEKPAAPVDNTTNDEVIEALKNGLDSLRVDIEAVRDSSEKAIAPVDNSSSTEFIEALKNGLESLKADIELSRDNSDRAALGEDASNDEVIVTLKNGLDSLHAEIAALATQEKPDTPIENTSNDEVIVTLKNGLDCLHAEIVAIATAQKEAAAPVDNTTNDEVIEALKNGLDSLRTDIEGLQESNQKALAPVPDAKPNDEVLDALRTGLESLRSDIETLRESNNERAIAPAESVTDEKILDALKTGLESVRSDIEALRDSNSMRALAAVSTDRTGDDGPSEKIKSDDIKNLEVLIAGLAIKIDAVKSENEAVQKDDLSRMEDLLRTVQDSVDEIASRETLTRSASVKKKKEDGEEETARAIVGDGDEPASKEDMQAIETILRNTKGQLDDLIDGEQAVRKDHIDNVEALLLETRETMGSLTTQLETVCRKEEVSALETLIGKVSTRLDEIKEHATKESENPDKVTKADVEAIEALALEVKTALDTFTSTDLALLARKEDITSLETLLVKKEDLGGLESIVKDFQEKLDTTVDAQTKAIAVRDEETTSVGERVTEVKTFLEELQGTINVKLEEGATGVESISKLLETVGEKINKNENVHQDLKDMLDTIKTEFEDSKAVVSGVKVESNEKLQEATETLSTKIDEKIGDLIAKYETLQTTLDDRSKVSEARDEAMEAAVVSSKSVTDELKLLIDTLGSTVTDSLEKMEEASKTVFTKVEELVARSEQTHTEDKAEHQQTRDQITEALTAVESLKGEVSESHPKMLESVKDLLLLVGEHYEHSKSSTSEIQDKIVQHKSPEELMTLLTLLTDDKFHNTHVHEKLDKLIEQIYDDSEVKERLDKIIEEKYNDTEVREKLDKIIDEKYDDSQVHQKLATIIESKYDDSEIREKLDNIIESKYDDAEVRARLDKIIEERYDDAPIKEILGVLVEQKYDDTPIRDKLDLIMDSKYDDTLVREKLDLVLDGRYDDAVVQEKLDKLVDHSAVADHAFSRLDTLDKVHASVVQTAADISEFLSAQKQRIEQAHEDHTKTLQETMVSVERKLAEKDHVEAAVASLRDEEERLRQSVMTLRTEQESLIRQKTRLTGDVSSLETALHMRKEELYDMESRAENLERRILEGVMDHSRVLLMAKANRNGGDAMSRKRVRKPANEEESPEAGAHGRKSMVGMALNAKRNLAAPVQNGAGRRIVSLSQINNNVASGGVKRSQSVRTPLGGGKTYRKRSWGGNLDKGLADNDKENTVNETVEEVDEADVKSATAPEAQEAPTDETIVIESAPNDEEAAGGEGGDSDNETLRRSSRGTVVTNSTDMYTDGDEYSEYSYTESEWTESNVGTDAGSVQGNEVVVYGN, from the exons ATGTCATCTTCGGAGCGAGACAGTTCTTACGACGGGGACTTTCAGCTGAGACATCAACAGTCGGCTTCTTCAGATCCCAATATTCGAGCACTTGTTCCAAT GTGGGACAGCTCTGACCCCGAACGCTGCCCCCCTCCGCTGCCTCTCAATCCGGGGTCGCCATTAACTTCACGGGTGGGAACTTCGAGCGCTATTGCATCTGCTCACGCTGCACTTAATGAGCGAGCGAGAGAAAGCACCATGGCTCCTACCAAGAGAATAGAGTCCCCGACAAAGGGACATCGCCGACTGCAATCTTCAGTTCGCGATATCAGCATGATGATCGAGGGTGCTAGCGGCCACAGCTCGCCATCGCGCTCCCCAGAGCGTCAACAACGCCCAGAGACGCCCTCTCGGTCGCGAGATTTTGATATTCGGCCAAACGAAAAGGACTCGGTAGTACCCAGCACGACGCCAGTACCTGGACCCAGCTTGACGCCGATTTTGCGTCCTGCAGTTCGacggcctcctcctcaaagcATCCTCGGCGAAAACACACCGCCACAATCGTCCACCATGCTTGCTCTTCAACACATGACCTCATCCACGCCTGTCAAAGAACCGGAGAACCCTCTGACGGATATCACAAATGGCTCATTAACCTTGTCAAAAGGTCCCCAGAACCTAGAAGCGCTGTCTGATCAAATTCTCAGCCTGACTAGCATCGCGACAGGACTGCAGAAGGAGATGTCTCAGTTGAGCCGCCGAAGCAGGGACAATGCTACTGATCTTCTTAGCCTCAAGGAGGCTACAAATTCgagagatgaagatatcCGTAGAAGCCTCAGAGAGCTTTTAGGAAGTCACGGCAATGGCAACGATGGCCACAGCAGGCTCCCTCCGGCTCGCGACCCCTTTGGAGGATATTACCTAGACAACAAGCCACACAACCTCTCTCCACCAAGCACCAGGGGCTTTCATCTCCCTAGAATTCCCTCTCCCAAGAGCTTTGGCGACTCAATTGAGCGAGGGTCCATCAGCACACCCTCTCTTGCTGGCTCTGAGGCGCCACCCTCCGTCATTCTTCTAGAGCGAATCATTCGGGAGATGGGCACCAAGGAAGGGCAGGAGTCTCTGCTCGGCCGCTTACAAGAAGTTTCCAATAAACTATCTGGCATGGCCACATCCCAGAAGCTGGATGAAGTCATTGAACAGGTGAAGGCTCAGTCCGAGCAGGCCATTATTCTCGGAAACTCTCTTGGCAGTCCCCATGTGAGCCGGTCTCGTAACCTCAGTTTTGAGTCTGAAAACAGCCGAAGTGATACCATGCCGGGCCAAGCAAGGAGTGCCGTTTCCCAGCGCGTCGAGCACATTATGAGGAATGAGGCTCGCCGAAATTCGGAGCCATCAGCTCGTGGTGCCGAGATTTTGAATGACGACCTCATAAGCATCATTCGCTCTGTCAAAGACAGTGTCTCTCAAGGTGGAGGTCTTACTGCCGAAGTCAAGGCTCTTGTCCGCGAACTGCGAGGCGAGGTCCTGGGCATGGGCCGCGAGATTGGCCGACGGCTCGAGCAGCAAGCATCTCGAAGAGGTGTTGAGGATCATGATACTCCAAGCAAAGATGAAGTCGCTCGTGTTATCGACGAGGGGCTTGAGCAAATGAAGGATCAGCTTAATCATGTTCTCCGCGAGCATAGACGCCAGTCAGCTGCTTCGGTCAACACTCAGAAAAGCGCTGTCGACTACCAAGAGATATACAATGCCATGAGAGCGGCCATCCAAGACAACGAGGCAACCAAGAGTAACTTACCTGACTTGAGCCGAGAAGATGTCATCGAAGCTGTCAGGGACGCCTGGGAGAACTATAAGCCTGAGATCGAAGTGCAGCAGCTCGGACTTGAGAGGGACGAAGTCTTGGCTTGTCTGAAGCAAGGCCTTCAGGAATATGCGCCCCGCGATGACCATCCTCCCGCTGTGACTCGGGACGAGGTTTTCACTGCTGTTGTAGATGGTCTAAAGCACTTTGTTCCTCCTCAGGTTGATCAACCCGCCACTCTTTCGAGGGAGGAAATCATCGACGCCGTTCGCGACTGCCTTGAGGAGTTTGAATTCCCTGTTGCCCCAGGTGCTGGAAACGACATCACTCATGAGGATGTTGTACACGCCGTTAGGGAAGGCCTCCAGGACCTCGATGTCCACTCCAGCCGGGCTCTGGTACCGGCTTCAGCGagcaatgatgatgttgctgaaCGCCTCCGGGAGATCATGGAATTTTTACGCCATGAGTTCAAGACATTGTCTGAAGAAACTAAGGAGACGGTCGCGGCTAATGGACGTGAGACCGAGCAGGTACGGGATGTGACCAAGGACGGTTTTGAGAACCTTCGCCAAGCTATGGAGAGTTATGTTGATCGTGCCACTGGCGCTGCTGGCCAGGAAGAGTTTATGGATGACCTTTTGAAGTCTCTGGAAGATTtcaaggatgagatggcAGGCATTGTCTCAACCACCAACCAAGAGTCTCGTGAGCAGCTTCAGACTGAGCTCGAGGGTCTCCGCGAAATCGTCAACTCATCTATGGTGCCTGCGTTGCCACCTCAGACCAACAACACAGAGGTTCTGGAAGCTTTGAACACCGGCTTCAACAATTTGCGGCAAGAGGTTTTGCGACCACGCGCCGAGACAAGTGAAATCCTTGACGCACTCAATGACGGCCTCAACGACCTCCGGGCAGGTATGGACCGTGTCACGAACAAGCCTACCGACTTGACCGCCAATGACGAGATTCTCGAAGCACTCAAGACTGGACTCGACTCCGTCAGAGCTGACATTGAATCCATTCGCGACAGCAGTAATGACCGCGTCGTTGCCACGCTGGAGTCTACACCCCCTGCCAATGACGAAGTCCTTGAAGCACTGAAATCCGGACTCAGTGGCGTACGAGCTGATATCGAAGCCCTTCGAGATAGTCAGACAACGAAGGCGGTCGCTGTGGTTGAGCCAAAAGAGAACGACAAGGTTCTCGAGGCCTTGAAGAATGGCCTCGATGCTCTCCGTGTTGATATCGAAGCTATTCGTCTAAGCACATCTGAAAAGCCCGCTGCACCTGTcgacaacaccaccaacgacgAGGTGAtcgaggctctcaagaacGGGCTTGACTCTCTCCGGGTCGATATTGAAGCTGTTCGTGACAGCAGCGAAAAGGCTATCGCACCGGTCGACAACTCGTCCAGCACAGAGTTCATCGAAGCTTTAAAGAACGGACTTGAGTCACTGAAAGCCGATATTGAATTATCTCGTGACAACAGCGATCGCGCTGCACTCGGAGAGGATGCTTCAAACGATGAGGTGATAGTTACTTTGAAGAATGGTCTTGATTCCCTCCATGCCGAGATCGCAGCTCTTGCAACCCAGGAGAAGCCTGATACTCCCATAGAGAACACTTCAAACGATGAAGTTATCGTCACCTTGAAGAATGGCCTGGACTGTCTTCATGCCGAAATAGTAGCAATCGCTACTGCCCAAAAGGAAGCAGCCGCCCCAGTCGACAACACCACCAATGACGAAGTCATCGAGGCCCTTAAGAATGGCCTCGATTCTTTACGAACCGACATCGAAGGACTTCAAGAAAGCAACCAGAAAGCTCTAGCCCCAGTTCCAGATGCTAAGCCCAACGACGAGGTTCTGGATGCTCTCAGGACAGGATTAGAGTCTCTCCGTTCAGATATCGAAACACTTCGAGAAAGTAACAATGAACGAGCCATTGCACCTGCAGAATCAGTCACCGACGAGAAGATCCTTGATGCTCTCAAAACCGGCCTTGAATCTGTTCGTTCCGACATTGAGGCTTTGCGGGATAGCAACAGTATGCGGGCCCTTGCAGCAGTGTCAACTGACAGGACAGGGGATGACGGACCTTCCGAAAAGATCAAATCGGatgacatcaagaacctcgaaGTGCTGATTGCAGGGCTTGCCATCAAGATCGACGCTGTCAAGTCTGAGAACGAGGCTGTTCAGAAAGATGATTTGTCTCGTATGGAGGATTTACTTCGCACAGTTCAGGACAGCGTCGACGAGATCGCCTCCCGGGAGACACTCACAAGATCGGCTTcagtaaaaaagaagaaggaggatggagaagaagagaccgCTCGTGCAATCGTGGGAGACGGCGATGAGCCTGCATCAAAGGAGGATATGCAAGCCATCGAGACTATCCTGCGTAACACCAAAGGTCAACTGGACGATCTGATTGATGGTGAGCAAGCCGTTCGAAAGGACCACATCGACAATGTGGAGGCCTTGCTTCTTGAGACTCGGGAGACTATGGGGTCCCTTACCACCCAATTGGAGACGGTGTGCCGCAAAGAGGAGGTCTCGGCCTTGGAAACTCTTATTGGCAAAGTCTCAACTagacttgatgagatcaaggaacACGCTACCAAAGAGAGTGAAAACCCCGACAAGGTCACCAAGGCTGATGTCGAGGCCATTGAAGCCTTAGCTCTTGAGGTCAAGACAGCTCTTGATACCTTTACCAGCACCGACCTCGCTCTCCTCGCTCGCAAGGAGGACATCACTAGCCTAGAGActcttcttgtcaagaaagaagatcTTGGTGGCCTAGAGTCTATAGTCAAAGACTTTCAGGAGAAGCTGGATACCACAGTTGACGCCCAGACCAAGGCAATCGCAGTCCGTGATGAGGAGACCACCTCCGTTGGCGAACGCGTCACTGAGGTCAAAACCTTCCTTGAGGAACTACAGGGAACCATCAACGTCAAGCTTGAAGAGGGCGCAACTGGCGTCGAGAGCATTAGCAAGCTCCTTGAGACTGTCGGCGAGAAGATCAATAAGAACGAGAACGTCCACCAGGACCTCAAGGACATGCTTGATACCATCAAGACTGAATTTGAGGACTCCAAGGCTGTCGTGTCTGGCGTCAAGGTCGAGTCTAACGAGAAACTTCAAGAGGCAACCGAGACGCTAAGCACCAAGATCGACGAGAAGATTGGTGACCTCATTGCCAAATATGAGACTCTACAGACTACTCTTGATGATAGAAGTAAGGTCAGCGAAGCCAGGGACGAAGCTATGGAGGCAGCCGTTGTAAGCTCTAAATCTGTCACagatgagctcaagcttcttATTGATACTCTGGGCTCTACTGTCACCGATTctctggagaagatggaggaggctTCTAAGACTGTCTTCACCAAGGTCGAGGAGCTCGTGGCCCGCAGTGAACAGACTCACACCGAGGACAAGGCCGAACATCAGCAAACCCGCGACCAAATCACTGAGGCCTTGACGGCTGTTGAGAGCTTGAAAGGAGAGGTCAGCGAGTCTCATCCCAAGATGCTCGAATCTGTCAAGGATCTTCTTCTACTTGTCGGTGAACACTACGAACACTCCAAGTCTTCGACGAGCGAAATCCAGGACAAGATTGTCCAGCACAAGTCTCCTGAAGAGCTCATGACCCTCCTGACACTTCTCACTGACGATAAGTTTCACAATACGCATGTTCATGAGAAGTTGGATAAGCTTATCGAACAGATCTACGATGACTCGGAAGTCAAGGAACGCCTCGACAAAATCATCGAGGAAAAGTACAACGACACAGAGGTTCGGGAGAAACTAGACAAGATCATCGATGAGAAGTATGACGATTCTCAAGTGCATCAGAAGCTCGCTACCATAATCGAGTCCAAGTATGATGATTCGGAAATTCGGGAAAAGTTGGACAATATTATTGAATCTAAGTACGACGACGCCGAGGTGCGGGCTAGgcttgacaagatcatcgaAGAAAGATATGACGATGCGCCAATCAAGGAAATCCTTGGCGTACTTGTTGAGCAGAAGTACGACGATACGCCCATCCGTGACAAGCTTGACCTGATCATGGACTCCAAGTACGATGATACTTTGGTCCGTGAGAAGCTCGATCTGGTTTTGGATGGCCGATATGACGACGCTGTCGTGCAAGAGAAGCTCGATAAATTGGTCGACCACAGCGCTGTTGCTGATCATGCCTTTAGTCGCCTTGATACGCTGGACAAGGTTCATGCCTCGGTAGTCCAGACAGCTGCTGATATTTCCGAGTTCCTCTCAGCGCAGAAGCAGCGAATTGAGCAGGCTCACGAAGACCATACCAAAACTCTCCAAGAGACCATGGTGTCTGTGGAACGCAAGCTCGCCGAGAAGGATCACGTTGAGGCAGCAGTTGCAAGTCTCcgagacgaggaggagaggctTCGACAGAGTGTTATGACGCTGAGAACAGAACAGGAGAGTCTGATACGCCAGAAGACACGTTTGACTGGTGATGTCTCTTCCCTCGAGACGGCCCTTCATATGCGTAAAGAGGAACTCTACGACATGGAATCTCGTGCTGAAAACCTGGAGCGCCGGATCCTCGAGGGTGTTATGGACCATTCTCGAGTACTTCTCATGGCAAAGGCCAATAGGAACGGTGGCGATGCTATGAGCCGCAAACGTGTTAGAAAGCCTGCCAATGAAGAGGAGTCTCCGGAAGCAGGTGCACATGGCCGCAAGTCTATGGTGGGCATGGCACTGAATGCTAAACGCAATTTGGCTGCTCCAGTACAGAACGGAGCAGGTCGCAGGATCGTTTCGCTCAGccagatcaacaacaatgTAGCTTCTGGAGGGGTCAAGCGCAGCCAGAGCGTACGAACCCCTTTGGGCGGCGGTAAAACATACCGCAAACGAAGCTGGGGTGGTAATCTCGACAAAGGTCTCGCCGACAATGACAAAGAGAATACTGTCAATGAGACCGtcgaggaggttgatgaggcgGATGTCAAGTCGGCAACAGCGCCAGAGGCTCAAGAAGCCCCTACAGACGAGACAATCGTCATTGAATCGGCACCCAATGATGAGGAAGCGGCTGGTGGTGAGGGTGGCGACAGCGACAACGAAACCTTGAGACGAAGCAGTCGAGGCACCGTAGTTACGAACAGTACGGATATGTATACAGATGGTGACGAGTATAGTGAGTACAGTTATACCGAAAGCGAGTGGACAGAAAGCAATGTTGGGACTGATGCAGGATCAGTGCAAGGCAACGAGGTCGTGGTCTATGGGAATTAA
- the LAD1 gene encoding L-arabinitol 4-dehydrogenase: protein MSPSAVEGNGVADVKTTLKPNIGVYTNPNHDLWVTAAEPSAEAVKSGSDLKHGEVSVAIRSTGICGSDVHFWHAGCIGPMIVEGDHILGHESAGEVIAVHPSVSHLKVGDRVAVEPNIPCGTCEPCLTGRYNGCESVLFLSTPPVPGMLRRYINHPAVWCHKIGNMSFENGALLEPLSVALAGMQRAQVALGDPVLICGAGPIGLITLQCCAAAGASPIVITDISESRLAFAKELCPRVITHKVERQSAEDSAKAIVKTFGGIEPSVALECTGVESSIAAAVWSVKFGGKVFIIGVGKNEINIPFMRASVREVDIQLQYRYCNTWPRAIRLVENNVVDLSKLVTHKFKLEDAIKAFETSADAKSGAIKVMIQSLD from the exons ATGAGCCCTTCAGCAGTCGAAGGAAATGGGGTCGCAGACGTCAAGACGACTCTCAAGCCTAACATTGGCGTTTACACCAACCCCAACCATGATCTCTGGGTAACGGCTGCTGAACCCTCTGCTGAAGCCGTCAAGTCCGGCTCCGACTTGAAGCACGGCGAGGTCAGTGTTGCTATCCGCAGCACTGGTATCTGCGG CTCCGATGTTCACTTCTGGCATGCTGGTTGCATCGGTCCTATGATTGTAGAGGGCGACCACATCCTGGGCCATGAGTCGGCCGGCGAGGTGATCGCTGTGCACCCGTCTGTCAGCCATCTCAAGGTTGGCGACAGGGTCGCTGTCGAGCCAAATATCCCCTGCGGTACCTGCGAGCCCTGCCTTACTGGCCGATACAATGGTTGTGAGAGCGTCCTATTCCTGTCAACACCACCTGTTCCTGGCATGTTGCGCCGATATATCAACCACCCGGCTGTCTGGTGTCATAAGATTGGAAATATGTCTTTTGAGAACGGCGCTCTCCTCGAGCCCCTCAGTGTTGCCCTTGCTGGCATGCAGAGAGCCCAGGTCGCCCTGGGAGACCCTGTCCTGATTTGCGGTGCTGGACCTATCGGGTTGATCACCCTTCAGTGCTGTGCTGCCGCAGGTGCTTCTCCTATCGTCATCACGGACATTTCAGAGAGCCGGCTGGCATTTGCTAAAGAGCTCTGCCCTCGCGTGATTACACACAAGGTCGAGCGACAGTCAGCTGAGGATTCTGCCAAAGCAATTGTCAAGACCTTTGGAGGTATCGAGCCCAGTGTTGCTCTGGAGTGCACCGGTGTCGAAAGTAGCATTGCCGCTGCCGTCTGGTCAGTTAAGTTTGGCGGCAAGGTGTTTATCATTGGCGTCGGAAAGAACGAGATCAACATCCCCTTCATGCGCGCAAGTGTACGGGAAGTCGACATTCAGCTACAGTACCGTTATTGTAACACCTGGCCCAGAGCTATCCGCTTGGTTGAGAACAACGTAGTTGACCTCTCAAAGCTCGTCACTCACAAGTTCAAGCTTGAGGATGCCATCAAGGCGTTTGAGACGTCGGCAGATGCCAAGAGCGGGGCCATCAAGGTCATGATCCAGAGCTTGGATTGA
- a CDS encoding hypothetical protein (BUSCO:EOG09265RGI): MDQTQAGGLLDPPELTPLEQEVLDEYERLADNMNKLATVLEHLASNPSTEILDGLRELERKTSLAFTLLKASVYSIVLQQEIDWGDGSTAQ, from the exons ATGGATCAGACCCAAGCAGGGGGCCTCCTTGATCCCCCTGAGCTCACACCACTCGAGCAAGAGGTTTTAGACGAGTACGAACGCTTGGCCGATAACATGAACAAA CTCGCCACTGTCCTCGAACATCTTGCCTCGAACCCCAGTACAGAAATCCTTGATGGCCTTCGTGAGCTCGAGCGCAAGACGAGTCTTGCCTTTActcttctcaaagccagTGTTTACAGCATAGTGTTGCAGCAGGAGATTGACTGGGGTGATGGATCGACAGCGCAATGA